One window from the genome of Nicotiana sylvestris chromosome 9, ASM39365v2, whole genome shotgun sequence encodes:
- the LOC138878200 gene encoding uncharacterized protein yields MYHDLRQHYWWQSMNKNIVEHVARYFNCQQVKYEHQQNGGLLQRLDVPEWKSERITMEFVVGLPRTLGRFDAVWVIVDRLTKSAHFIPVMTTYSSEQLARIHIQEPGEVRLLGTNLVHDALEKVKLIQLRTPQSKKDGYVIRKGRDVSYMVGEKVLLRVSPIKGLMRFDREGKLSSRYIGPFEVLERVGKVAYNLHCHLVYR; encoded by the exons atgtatcatgatttgaggcagcactattggtggcagaGCATGAATAAGAATATTGTTGAGCATGTTGCTCGCTAttttaactgtcagcaggtaaagtacgagcatcagcaAAATGGTGGTTTGCTACAGAGGCTTGATGTTCCAGAGTGGAAGtcggagcgtatcactatggaatTTGTGGTTGGGCTTCCACGAACCTTGGGGAGatttgatgcagtatgggtcattgtggatagactaaccaagtctgcacacttcattcccgtcatgactacctattcttcagagcaattGGCTCGGATCCATATTCAGGAG CCTGGGGAGGTTAGGTTATTGGGCACTAATTTGGTccatgatgctttggagaaggtgaagttgattcagcTTCGTACACCGCAGTCCAAGAAGGATGGTTATGTTATTAGGAAGGGCCGTGATGTTTCAtatatggtgggtgagaaggttctacTCAGAGTGTCGCCTATAAAGGGTCTTATGAGGTTTGATAGGGAAGGAAAGTTGAGCTCTAggtatattggtccttttgaggtgcttgagaGAGTTGGAAAGGTGGCCTAcaacttgcattgccacctagtaTATCGATAA